From the genome of Kosmotoga arenicorallina S304, one region includes:
- a CDS encoding GNAT family N-acetyltransferase, with the protein MIKIRKLELDDLQENALDNFNRYQLTTCVKYIKNGKNFYKENFFEEDWDIEKKRKIVKYLRSCIEAGGIVIGAINRNDEIIGFGSLRHSLFGSKKEYIELSYLHVSKEYRNKGIGKKLFIMCCEYAKQLGAKKLYMGTHPSVETQHFYESLGCIPAREINEEIYNHEPLDIQLEYNL; encoded by the coding sequence ATGATTAAGATAAGAAAGCTGGAACTGGATGATTTACAGGAAAATGCCCTTGATAACTTTAACAGGTATCAACTCACCACCTGTGTTAAATATATCAAAAATGGAAAAAATTTTTACAAAGAAAACTTCTTTGAAGAAGACTGGGATATTGAAAAAAAGAGGAAGATAGTGAAATATCTTCGAAGTTGTATTGAAGCTGGCGGGATTGTAATAGGAGCCATTAATAGAAATGACGAAATCATTGGATTTGGGAGCTTAAGACATTCTCTTTTCGGCAGCAAAAAAGAATATATAGAACTCTCTTATTTGCATGTATCTAAAGAATACAGAAATAAAGGCATAGGAAAGAAGCTGTTTATTATGTGTTGTGAATATGCAAAGCAACTGGGTGCGAAAAAACTCTATATGGGAACTCACCCTTCTGTTGAAACCCAACACTTTTATGAATCCCTTGGATGTATACCAGCAAGGGAAATCAACGAAGAAATTTACAACCACGAACCCCTTGATATACAACTGGAATACAATTTGTGA
- a CDS encoding aspartate carbamoyltransferase catalytic subunit has product MSMVGRDIYDVDVFSVEEVYRLFELTKHFKGILDRRVKKVPALRGVTVCTAFFENSTRTKISFDLAAKRLGADTVAFSASSSSLKKGESLKDTILTLDAMGIDLYVVRHSEPGTPQFIKKYTRAIVINAGDGFHAHPTQALLDNYTIWEKKGKIEGLRISIIGDIQHSRVVRSNIKLMKMLGAKVTVCGPKTLMPLDIEKSGVRVSYDINEGIDGADVVMGLRMQLERQTSGLFPTLEEYHKLYGITKERLTLAKPDVIFMHPGPMNRGVEVDDHVADFERSVVQEQVTNGEAARMALLYLVLGGRMDE; this is encoded by the coding sequence ATGAGCATGGTTGGTCGTGATATTTACGATGTAGACGTTTTTAGCGTAGAGGAAGTATATCGGCTATTTGAGCTCACAAAGCATTTCAAGGGTATATTGGACAGAAGGGTAAAGAAAGTGCCAGCATTGCGGGGCGTAACTGTCTGTACGGCCTTTTTTGAGAACAGTACAAGAACAAAGATCTCCTTCGATCTTGCAGCAAAGAGATTGGGTGCCGACACCGTCGCTTTTTCTGCATCTTCTTCATCTCTAAAAAAGGGAGAATCTCTAAAAGATACAATTTTGACTCTTGATGCCATGGGTATTGATCTCTATGTGGTACGTCATAGCGAGCCTGGTACACCTCAATTCATCAAGAAATACACCAGGGCTATTGTAATAAACGCTGGAGATGGGTTTCATGCTCACCCCACTCAAGCGTTATTGGATAATTACACAATATGGGAGAAAAAAGGAAAGATAGAAGGACTGAGGATATCCATTATTGGAGATATTCAACACAGCCGTGTAGTACGCTCTAACATAAAATTGATGAAAATGCTTGGGGCCAAAGTGACCGTATGCGGTCCAAAGACTTTAATGCCTCTGGATATAGAAAAGTCTGGAGTCAGAGTTAGCTATGACATCAACGAAGGAATTGATGGGGCAGATGTAGTTATGGGGCTGAGAATGCAGCTTGAAAGACAAACCAGCGGACTCTTTCCAACGCTTGAAGAATATCATAAACTCTATGGAATCACAAAAGAAAGACTTACTCTTGCAAAGCCTGATGTGATCTTCATGCATCCAGGCCCAATGAACAGAGGCGTCGAGGTGGACGACCATGTTGCGGATTTTGAAAGAAGCGTTGTTCAAGAACAGGTCACTAACGGCGAAGCTGCACGGATGGCTCTCCTTTATTTGGTACTCGGAGGGAGGATGGACGAATGA
- the pyrR gene encoding bifunctional pyr operon transcriptional regulator/uracil phosphoribosyltransferase PyrR, whose amino-acid sequence MNLKNLHTIIEPEQFRKILKRMYFELMEKLKDSEDFAVVGIQRGGVYLADRLKKIAFENGFELPTGKVDITFYRDDTFYRLEQPHVKETQIDFDVTGKTIILCDDVIFTGRTVRAAIDEIFDYGRPKRIILVTFIDRGHRELPIQPDVCGKTVPTRMKEQIVVHFKEENGTDRVEIGVME is encoded by the coding sequence GTGAATTTGAAGAATCTCCACACAATCATTGAACCTGAACAATTCAGGAAAATTCTCAAAAGGATGTATTTTGAACTCATGGAAAAGCTAAAAGATTCAGAGGATTTTGCAGTCGTAGGAATCCAGAGGGGTGGGGTTTATCTTGCAGACCGTCTTAAGAAGATAGCCTTTGAAAATGGGTTTGAACTCCCCACAGGAAAGGTGGACATTACCTTTTATCGAGATGATACTTTCTATCGCCTGGAGCAACCCCATGTAAAGGAGACACAAATCGATTTTGATGTAACCGGCAAGACGATTATTCTGTGTGATGATGTAATTTTCACCGGAAGGACAGTCCGAGCGGCTATTGATGAAATCTTCGATTATGGCAGACCAAAGCGAATAATTCTCGTAACTTTCATCGACAGGGGGCACAGAGAATTACCAATACAACCAGATGTATGCGGAAAGACAGTTCCCACAAGAATGAAAGAACAAATAGTGGTTCATTTCAAAGAGGAGAACGGTACCGACAGGGTAGAAATTGGGGTGATGGAATGA
- a CDS encoding iron-sulfur cluster-binding protein — MLSSKIKWIRKSENGTLILFALEGTFGSLPGQFFMLKSGDFPVVSRPFSVYFEDEIKGETLFLLKPRGLLTKEALCWQKGHVLKLKGPLGNPIPVIEGANLVAGGSGYAPLHFYGSKYGYKNFYLGTATETEADFLNNLPNLKITHSPLVITKRFFQDNNEGAVIACGPTQMLKHLSEQYRNGPVYVSLEERMACGSGMCEGCAVKLRSGEIKFVCKDGPLFDGKEVDWQWLI, encoded by the coding sequence TTGTTAAGCTCTAAAATCAAGTGGATAAGGAAATCGGAAAATGGAACTCTCATTCTATTTGCTCTGGAAGGTACCTTTGGGTCCCTTCCGGGGCAATTTTTTATGCTGAAATCAGGAGATTTTCCCGTTGTCTCGCGCCCCTTTTCGGTTTACTTTGAAGATGAAATCAAGGGAGAGACGCTTTTCCTCCTGAAACCCCGTGGTTTACTGACAAAAGAAGCGCTATGCTGGCAAAAGGGTCATGTGCTCAAGCTTAAGGGACCGTTAGGCAATCCTATTCCAGTAATTGAAGGTGCAAACCTCGTAGCTGGTGGGAGCGGTTATGCACCCCTTCATTTTTACGGATCAAAATACGGGTACAAAAACTTTTATCTGGGGACTGCAACAGAAACAGAAGCTGATTTCTTAAATAATCTACCGAACCTTAAAATCACCCACAGCCCTTTGGTTATTACGAAGCGTTTTTTTCAGGATAACAACGAAGGAGCGGTAATAGCCTGTGGCCCTACGCAAATGCTGAAGCATTTGTCCGAGCAGTATCGAAATGGGCCGGTATATGTTTCTCTAGAAGAGAGAATGGCCTGTGGTTCAGGCATGTGTGAAGGCTGCGCGGTAAAACTCAGGAGCGGTGAAATAAAATTTGTGTGCAAAGACGGCCCCCTTTTTGATGGAAAAGAGGTGGACTGGCAATGGCTAATTTAA
- a CDS encoding AAA family ATPase, whose product MLLDPKPKSKSSDLFGRKRELKILIDSLSSNPITIITGIRRIGKSSLMRVGLKEINASYLIIDARKMYTDSGGAISKFNLISQLQPELEKHLLKEKIKKALKNVKGFMIAGNSIEFNWKEINISDILEALNQIRKTFIIAIDEAQYLKYYGSRGGRDLQNMIAWAYDNLENIRFLLTGSEIGLLYDFLGVEDYDNPLFGRYLSEILLYPFSDIEAISFLKKALEEANCSYKETELVEAHKHLDGIVGHLVQYGLHRLKKSHPEALEAAYKVARITLKKELKELEKRSPRYITVLKYIASGAKKFSNIQKAFQVNGETISKSRIHDALDILRKTGWIEKKDNEWHIIDKVFEKLLKEE is encoded by the coding sequence ATGCTCCTTGATCCAAAACCTAAGAGCAAATCTTCAGATCTTTTCGGAAGAAAAAGAGAATTGAAAATACTGATAGATTCTTTGAGCTCAAATCCTATAACTATTATCACCGGCATACGGCGAATTGGAAAATCATCACTTATGAGAGTGGGATTGAAAGAAATTAATGCAAGTTATCTCATTATTGATGCCAGAAAAATGTACACCGATTCTGGTGGTGCGATAAGTAAATTCAATCTAATTTCTCAGCTGCAGCCAGAACTTGAAAAACACCTTCTAAAGGAAAAAATCAAAAAAGCATTAAAGAATGTAAAAGGCTTTATGATAGCGGGAAATAGCATAGAATTCAACTGGAAAGAAATCAATATATCAGATATTTTAGAAGCATTAAACCAAATCAGAAAAACATTCATTATAGCTATTGATGAAGCCCAATATTTAAAATATTACGGAAGTCGTGGTGGAAGAGATCTCCAAAACATGATTGCCTGGGCATATGACAATCTTGAAAATATCCGTTTCCTGCTAACAGGTTCTGAAATCGGGTTGCTGTATGACTTCCTTGGAGTAGAAGATTACGATAATCCGCTTTTTGGAAGATATTTAAGCGAAATTTTGCTTTACCCTTTCAGCGATATAGAAGCTATATCTTTCTTAAAGAAAGCTCTCGAAGAAGCAAATTGTAGTTACAAAGAAACAGAACTAGTTGAGGCACACAAGCATCTCGATGGCATAGTTGGTCATCTCGTTCAATACGGGCTACACAGGCTGAAAAAATCTCATCCAGAGGCACTTGAAGCCGCTTACAAAGTAGCAAGGATAACTCTAAAAAAAGAACTCAAAGAACTGGAAAAAAGGAGTCCAAGATACATTACTGTTTTGAAATACATCGCTTCAGGTGCGAAAAAATTCAGCAACATACAGAAAGCATTTCAAGTAAACGGCGAAACCATATCAAAATCCCGAATACACGATGCTCTAGATATATTAAGGAAAACTGGATGGATTGAAAAAAAAGATAACGAATGGCACATTATCGACAAAGTATTTGAAAAACTCCTGAAAGAAGAGTAG
- a CDS encoding dihydroorotase has protein sequence MRYLIENGEVFIEGKFQRKNIIVEEEKIVDITESDPHDFSGEKIDADGKLVIPGLVDMHTHLREPGYEYKEDLESGLRAALNGGITTIACMPNTRPSIDNPAAVYSLKEKAKALGLANLEVIAAATKGREGRELTEMGTLAQAGAIGFSDDGDPIWDPHIMRRALEYASSFQLPVIDHCEDKSLSRNGSMRESYYSNYYGVYGIPDVAESAIVARDIDLANLTAGWVHIAHVSTGKSVNHIRHGKGKKGKISAEVCIHHLLFTDRDLEDYNPAKKINPPFPTEMDRELLIEALMDGTIDIIVTDHAPHANWEKEVEFQRAPSGIMGLETLLLQLYELSKKESLPFEKLLEKVTSAPAKLFNLTGKGKIERHCYADLVFFDPLNTTTLTGSYFKSKARNTPYLGKTLQGKITQVMCGGKFVKL, from the coding sequence ATGAGGTATCTGATAGAAAATGGAGAGGTCTTTATTGAAGGGAAATTCCAGAGAAAAAACATCATTGTAGAGGAAGAAAAAATAGTCGATATAACGGAAAGCGATCCTCATGATTTCAGTGGCGAAAAAATAGATGCGGACGGCAAGCTTGTTATCCCCGGGCTTGTAGATATGCACACGCATTTGAGAGAGCCGGGCTATGAGTATAAAGAAGACCTCGAGAGCGGGTTAAGAGCAGCACTAAACGGAGGAATAACAACAATTGCCTGCATGCCGAATACACGGCCTTCAATAGACAATCCTGCTGCCGTATACAGTCTAAAAGAAAAGGCAAAAGCCCTTGGGCTGGCCAATTTGGAAGTTATAGCAGCAGCTACTAAAGGCAGAGAAGGCAGGGAATTGACGGAAATGGGAACTCTGGCGCAGGCTGGTGCAATTGGTTTTTCAGATGATGGAGATCCCATCTGGGATCCTCACATAATGAGAAGAGCGCTCGAATACGCCTCATCTTTCCAGCTTCCTGTTATAGATCATTGTGAAGATAAGTCGCTTTCAAGAAACGGTTCAATGCGCGAAAGTTATTACTCCAACTACTATGGGGTTTATGGAATTCCAGATGTCGCCGAATCCGCAATTGTCGCAAGGGATATAGACCTCGCAAATCTAACAGCTGGCTGGGTGCATATAGCTCATGTTTCTACGGGAAAATCGGTGAATCACATAAGGCATGGGAAAGGGAAAAAGGGAAAAATAAGCGCCGAGGTTTGTATCCACCATCTGCTCTTTACTGACAGAGACCTTGAAGATTACAATCCAGCGAAAAAGATAAACCCACCCTTTCCAACTGAAATGGACCGGGAGTTACTCATAGAAGCCCTGATGGATGGAACCATAGATATCATCGTTACTGACCACGCGCCACATGCCAACTGGGAAAAAGAAGTGGAATTCCAGCGAGCACCCTCTGGAATCATGGGTCTCGAAACACTACTCTTACAGCTTTATGAGCTTTCAAAGAAAGAATCCTTACCCTTTGAAAAGTTGCTTGAAAAAGTCACTTCGGCTCCGGCTAAACTCTTCAACCTTACGGGCAAGGGAAAAATCGAAAGACATTGTTATGCAGATCTGGTTTTCTTCGACCCGCTGAATACCACAACACTAACTGGCAGTTATTTCAAATCAAAGGCCAGAAACACACCATATCTTGGAAAGACACTTCAAGGGAAGATAACACAGGTAATGTGTGGTGGTAAATTTGTTAAGCTCTAA
- the pyrE gene encoding orotate phosphoribosyltransferase, translated as MDDKEAMEILLSLGAVLKGHFLLSSGKHSDTYIQCAKLFQYPKYSELFSKKLADEFAIDKIDVVIGPALGGVVLAYEMAKQLNVRGIFAERVQGQMQLRRGFEINRGEKVLIVEDVITTGGSTKEVMQVVKKLGGEIIGIGSVVDRSNDQVDFGVKFKSLLKINAVTYEPPNCPLCKKGIPVVKPGSRGNRS; from the coding sequence ATGGATGATAAAGAAGCCATGGAAATACTCTTATCCCTTGGAGCGGTGTTAAAAGGGCATTTTTTGCTCAGTTCCGGAAAACACAGTGATACATATATCCAATGTGCGAAACTCTTTCAATATCCAAAATATAGTGAATTGTTTTCAAAAAAATTGGCTGATGAATTTGCCATTGATAAAATCGATGTTGTAATCGGGCCAGCACTCGGTGGTGTGGTTTTGGCCTATGAAATGGCAAAACAGCTTAACGTTCGCGGGATATTTGCAGAAAGAGTTCAAGGCCAGATGCAATTGAGAAGAGGCTTTGAAATAAATAGAGGAGAAAAAGTCCTTATCGTTGAAGATGTAATCACCACAGGCGGTTCTACAAAGGAAGTGATGCAAGTTGTAAAAAAATTGGGAGGCGAAATCATAGGCATAGGCAGTGTCGTTGATCGCAGCAATGATCAGGTGGATTTTGGAGTGAAATTCAAATCGCTTTTGAAAATCAACGCAGTTACTTATGAACCCCCAAATTGCCCACTTTGCAAAAAAGGAATCCCAGTAGTAAAACCGGGAAGCAGAGGAAACAGGAGTTAG
- the pyrF gene encoding orotidine-5'-phosphate decarboxylase, whose translation MSFVEKLMNLREKNGSHLCVGLDIDPERIQQNPVSFCKKIIAETKEYVCAYKANLGFYLAMGEEGIEILKEVVAAIPPEIPWILDAKFGDIANSSSQYARFAYEVAQADAVTLNPYMGFDSIKAFAKYEDRYAFILTLTSNQSAADFQTHDDLSLKVAKKIGEWRKGYKNLGMVLGATQGEKLMPLLEGNDSFVLVPGIGSQGGSVDFLRDSEHYERLIINVSRSIIYAENISKSCEEFYNLTYSK comes from the coding sequence GTGAGTTTTGTTGAAAAACTGATGAATTTACGCGAAAAAAACGGCTCACACCTGTGTGTAGGGCTCGATATCGATCCAGAAAGAATACAACAGAATCCAGTGAGCTTTTGCAAAAAAATAATAGCGGAAACAAAGGAGTATGTTTGTGCCTATAAAGCTAACCTTGGTTTTTATCTTGCCATGGGAGAAGAAGGAATCGAAATCTTGAAGGAGGTAGTAGCGGCAATTCCGCCTGAAATTCCCTGGATACTCGATGCTAAATTCGGCGATATAGCCAACTCTTCCTCTCAATACGCAAGATTTGCGTATGAAGTTGCACAAGCGGATGCCGTAACTTTGAATCCTTATATGGGGTTTGATTCAATAAAAGCCTTTGCAAAATATGAAGATCGTTACGCTTTTATTTTGACTTTGACAAGCAATCAAAGTGCAGCGGATTTTCAGACTCATGATGATCTTTCTTTAAAAGTCGCAAAAAAAATCGGTGAATGGAGAAAAGGTTATAAGAATCTTGGAATGGTTCTTGGAGCTACCCAGGGCGAGAAGTTAATGCCTTTACTTGAGGGGAATGATAGCTTTGTTCTCGTCCCTGGAATAGGTTCTCAGGGTGGAAGTGTGGATTTCTTACGGGATAGCGAACATTACGAGAGGCTGATTATAAACGTTTCAAGATCCATAATCTATGCAGAAAACATAAGTAAGAGCTGTGAAGAATTTTATAATTTAACGTATTCGAAGTAG
- a CDS encoding dihydroorotate dehydrogenase, with protein MANLTRKILGIPFKNPIIIPSGPGGFGQEINRSLLSKIGAFTIKSITLEPKEGNPPPRLVDAGYGLINSIGLQNPGIKMFLSTIYPKLCPFPTKLFFSIAGNSPREFREMAAVLNGIEGFELLELNLSCPNVKDASTLLGADPEPVAEILKQVKEVFTTRPVSVKLPPEMPDLPSVIKACENNGADALTLFNCITGARFDITTGKPFLKRVYGGYSGPAVKPIYLRKIYLARQLTKLPIIGMGGAYEWEDIFEYLLAGADLVGFGLRTMVDLTEVAELPEKAQKWLFNHGYNTLSEYLQSVRREEIK; from the coding sequence ATGGCTAATTTAACCCGGAAAATCTTAGGCATTCCTTTCAAGAACCCTATTATAATCCCTTCTGGGCCAGGTGGTTTTGGGCAGGAAATAAACAGAAGTCTTCTTTCCAAAATTGGTGCTTTTACCATAAAGAGCATTACACTGGAGCCAAAGGAAGGCAACCCCCCTCCCAGACTTGTCGATGCGGGTTATGGTCTAATAAATTCAATCGGGCTTCAAAATCCCGGAATAAAAATGTTTCTGAGTACCATTTACCCGAAACTTTGCCCTTTCCCTACAAAACTTTTTTTCTCAATTGCGGGTAATTCGCCTCGTGAGTTCAGGGAAATGGCTGCTGTTTTGAATGGAATTGAGGGTTTTGAGTTGCTGGAGCTGAACCTTTCATGCCCCAATGTCAAGGATGCCAGTACCCTTTTGGGAGCTGATCCTGAACCGGTGGCTGAGATATTGAAACAGGTAAAAGAGGTTTTCACAACCAGACCTGTGTCGGTGAAATTGCCTCCGGAAATGCCGGATCTCCCTTCTGTGATAAAAGCGTGTGAAAACAACGGCGCTGATGCATTGACGCTATTTAACTGTATAACAGGAGCAAGATTTGATATAACAACCGGGAAGCCATTTTTGAAAAGGGTTTATGGAGGGTACTCCGGCCCGGCAGTTAAGCCTATCTACCTGAGAAAGATCTATTTGGCCCGGCAGTTAACTAAACTACCGATTATAGGTATGGGTGGTGCATATGAATGGGAGGATATCTTTGAATATCTCCTTGCAGGAGCTGACCTTGTGGGTTTTGGCCTAAGAACGATGGTCGATCTGACGGAAGTTGCTGAGCTTCCTGAAAAAGCGCAAAAATGGCTTTTTAATCATGGATATAATACTCTTTCAGAGTATCTGCAAAGTGTCCGAAGGGAGGAAATAAAGTGA
- a CDS encoding alpha/beta fold hydrolase — protein MRGILYKNRQWILTALLFLIIPIFFINQPFMMTIFSLVLIYTITTLGLNIVIGYAGQISIGHAAFMAIGAYTSALLTMNFNFPFLLSLLIAGCVAGIFGLLLGIPALRLKGFYLAIATMAFGVVVEQLLKSWEYAGGNIGIRNIVSPKLLGISLSSDTAKYYLIAIVSLLLYIISANILKGKTGRAFKAIRESEFAAQSMGINISRYKLIAFVISAIYAGIAGSLYAHTIGYISPTDFGLGNSINLLAIIVIGGLASLSGSFIGSVIMVAMPFMFSRTQLPMSIIFGVLLVLVVLFFPRGLAYALQIFNVKFLWKPYTAIKRRFAKMKKAEGEFVEINGKRIHYVQKNEKSEKTIFFIHGNFASWRWFKPSLDILPTEFRGIALDMPNFGYSDWIDEAKIETYAKYVSEFMKKLGTNKAIVVGHSLGGAVAQKVAIDNPEIVEKVLLIDPAPPSGYKTAPEVYAALELYKNNADLLKKALIGTMPTRPVDYFTDQLVSDALMMKPECFIENARALEEYDYKKELSKLEIPFKILVGKLDLIITEQMAREFEKVMKNATVEIIPDCGHSVNVEKPELFLQKLIDFVKE, from the coding sequence ATGCGAGGTATTCTGTATAAAAACAGGCAGTGGATATTAACAGCGCTTCTGTTTTTGATTATCCCGATTTTTTTCATCAATCAACCTTTTATGATGACCATTTTTTCTTTGGTCTTAATTTACACTATAACCACTCTGGGCTTGAACATTGTTATAGGATATGCCGGGCAAATTTCAATAGGCCATGCCGCGTTCATGGCCATAGGAGCTTATACCTCAGCTCTTTTGACCATGAATTTCAATTTTCCATTCTTACTTTCTCTCTTAATAGCTGGATGCGTTGCAGGGATTTTTGGCCTTTTACTGGGAATTCCTGCTCTCAGGTTGAAAGGGTTCTATCTGGCAATTGCCACAATGGCTTTTGGTGTGGTAGTCGAACAGCTCTTAAAATCATGGGAATACGCTGGAGGGAACATAGGAATAAGAAACATTGTATCTCCGAAACTGCTTGGAATTTCACTTTCTTCTGATACAGCAAAATACTATCTTATAGCAATTGTAAGCCTTCTCTTGTATATCATCAGTGCAAACATCTTAAAGGGCAAAACTGGCAGAGCTTTCAAAGCCATAAGGGAAAGCGAATTTGCTGCTCAATCTATGGGTATAAACATTTCAAGATATAAACTCATTGCATTTGTTATTAGCGCTATTTACGCAGGCATTGCTGGAAGCCTTTATGCGCACACTATCGGCTACATCTCACCCACAGATTTTGGCCTTGGAAACTCTATAAATCTCCTTGCCATAATCGTTATTGGAGGTCTAGCATCACTTTCGGGCAGTTTTATAGGCTCGGTTATAATGGTTGCCATGCCCTTTATGTTCAGCAGGACACAACTTCCAATGTCTATCATTTTTGGTGTATTACTTGTATTGGTTGTGCTTTTCTTTCCACGCGGACTTGCATATGCACTGCAAATATTCAATGTCAAATTCCTCTGGAAACCTTATACAGCAATCAAAAGGAGGTTTGCAAAAATGAAGAAAGCCGAAGGCGAGTTTGTCGAAATAAATGGAAAAAGGATACATTATGTTCAGAAAAACGAAAAATCTGAAAAAACTATATTTTTTATCCACGGGAATTTCGCTTCCTGGCGTTGGTTTAAGCCTTCTTTAGATATACTTCCAACAGAATTCCGGGGGATTGCATTAGATATGCCAAATTTCGGATATTCTGATTGGATTGATGAAGCAAAGATAGAGACATATGCAAAATATGTTTCAGAATTCATGAAAAAACTGGGCACAAATAAAGCGATTGTCGTGGGACATTCTCTTGGAGGTGCCGTGGCTCAAAAAGTAGCAATAGATAATCCTGAAATAGTAGAAAAGGTATTATTGATCGATCCGGCACCGCCCTCAGGTTATAAAACAGCTCCTGAAGTTTATGCGGCTCTGGAGCTATACAAAAATAACGCGGATTTATTGAAAAAGGCATTGATCGGAACTATGCCAACCAGACCTGTGGATTATTTTACCGACCAGCTTGTTTCAGATGCCCTTATGATGAAGCCAGAATGCTTTATTGAGAATGCACGGGCTCTTGAAGAATATGATTACAAAAAGGAATTATCCAAACTTGAAATCCCCTTCAAGATACTTGTTGGCAAACTCGACCTCATAATAACGGAACAAATGGCCAGAGAATTTGAGAAAGTAATGAAAAATGCAACAGTTGAAATCATTCCCGATTGTGGCCATAGCGTTAATGTAGAAAAACCGGAGCTCTTCTTGCAAAAGCTGATTGACTTTGTAAAAGAGTAG
- a CDS encoding MFS transporter: MVKRNLVIYPLYRFFISMLIIGPVLVPFMLFKGLNYSQIMLLQSISAISVFLFEVPTGTIADKVSRKLSLFLSGIFAAIGLLLYILFKNFYIFALAEMLFGLGMTLSSGADSAILYESLKQIGKKEEYQRREGNAASYIFVGQAVGSILSGFLYKYNHFAPFWISFGNLLIASIIALLFFEVEREKSEHRYTTHIFKSFGIIFKTPRILWAVCFSALMGFVIRVGYWLYQPYFKEVGLDIAWYGVVFFLFNIVAAFSSHYLTRRYSDERPRRVLLSLGTIMALSFLLPIIFIAKWAIALLALQQIARGLYRPTMNFYINHQIRDKYRATVISTVSLVSNLSFAILSPFVGIMLDKTGTVMSYLFVGIVAASGTFALYLLRKRQKARSFS; encoded by the coding sequence TTGGTCAAGAGGAATCTTGTAATTTATCCTCTTTATAGATTTTTCATAAGTATGCTCATAATAGGTCCTGTATTGGTTCCCTTCATGTTGTTTAAAGGACTGAATTATTCTCAGATCATGCTGCTTCAATCTATTTCGGCCATTTCGGTATTTCTCTTTGAGGTGCCAACTGGCACAATAGCTGATAAAGTTTCAAGAAAGCTCTCACTTTTTCTTTCGGGTATTTTCGCCGCGATTGGTCTGTTGTTGTATATCTTATTCAAGAATTTCTATATCTTCGCTTTAGCTGAAATGCTTTTTGGCCTTGGTATGACCCTATCCAGCGGGGCTGATTCGGCGATTTTGTACGAAAGTTTGAAACAAATCGGAAAAAAGGAAGAGTATCAGCGAAGAGAAGGAAATGCGGCTTCGTATATTTTTGTTGGTCAAGCGGTGGGTTCAATATTGAGCGGATTTTTATACAAATACAATCATTTTGCCCCTTTCTGGATAAGTTTTGGAAATTTGTTAATCGCTTCTATAATAGCTTTGTTGTTTTTTGAAGTGGAACGAGAAAAGAGCGAACATAGGTATACCACTCATATTTTTAAGAGTTTTGGAATAATCTTTAAAACGCCCCGCATTTTATGGGCTGTATGCTTCAGCGCACTAATGGGTTTTGTTATAAGGGTAGGATATTGGCTTTATCAGCCATATTTCAAAGAAGTTGGTCTGGACATAGCCTGGTATGGCGTAGTTTTCTTCCTTTTCAACATAGTGGCAGCCTTTAGTTCGCATTATTTGACCAGACGTTATTCAGATGAAAGACCAAGAAGGGTTTTGCTTTCTTTGGGCACAATTATGGCGCTTAGTTTCCTTTTGCCTATCATTTTTATAGCAAAATGGGCTATAGCCCTTCTGGCACTTCAGCAGATTGCAAGAGGACTCTATAGACCTACAATGAATTTCTATATAAACCACCAGATTCGCGATAAATACAGAGCAACAGTCATTTCCACTGTGAGCCTTGTTTCGAATCTCAGTTTTGCGATTCTCTCCCCCTTTGTAGGGATAATGCTTGACAAAACAGGGACAGTTATGAGTTACCTCTTTGTTGGAATAGTAGCGGCATCAGGCACATTTGCGCTATATCTTCTCAGAAAGAGGCAAAAAGCTAGAAGCTTTTCATAA